The DNA segment gccgaggaagaggacaaCGTGATGACTCGAGACAACTACGAGGCCAACTATAAGGAAGAAGTGGCGCTACACAACCTGTACAAGCATCACTATTTTGACGAACAGTGGCTGCTGTACTCGAAAGAGACATCAAAAGACCGCAAAGACGAAGATTGGTTCATTCATTCACCAACCGTGCTGGAGGCAACCGACCCGCAGTACCTCTGCGACATGTGCCGACACGTCGACTTCACCGTCCTATTTACGCATCGCGATCTGAAGCCTCAGGGGAACAAGGATTCATCCACTGCTTGCATCGAGTTGTATGGACTGTCGAGAGTTCTCAACAAGAAATCTACGTGTTCATTTTGCAACCTGGTGCGAGAAGCCATTGAGCAACAATGCACTGCTGAAGAACTCGCAAAGGCGAGGCAGACAAAGGCGGGCCAGATATCAATCGACATTCTTGATGATGGGCCAGATTGCGCCCTGCGATTGGAGGTTGGCTTCAGCCACTTGGCGACAAAAGTAATTATGCAGAGGATGACATCCGAGGATGAGCCCTTTGCACTTCAAGGGCTTCCAGTACGCAAGGACGCCGCAGATATCACACGGCTGTGCAACTGGATCCGCACTTGCGAAGGCAGCCATCCCAAGCTTCACAGGTCCATTCACGCATTCTCGCCCGAAATGGAGACGCTGCGAGTCATCGACGTTGATGAAGGCTGTCTCGTGACAGTGCCCACGCCGTGTCGCTATGCTTGCCTTTCCTATGTCTGGGGGAAGAATGCAGCAAGTCTCGTCCATTTGACACTGGAAACAAAGGCAACCCTCGAAAGCCCAGGAATCTTCAGCAACGGATCAATCGTCATCAGCCAGACCTATCTGGACGCCATCAAGGTTACCAGAGATATTGGACTGCGTTACCTGTGGATTGACGCTCTCTGCATTGTGCAAGACGACGATGCTGAAAAGGCAATTATTGTCTCGCAAATGGCTGCTGTGTATGGCAACGCCGTCATCAACATCGTTGCCTCCACCAACTTCAGCCCTGATGGCGGACTTCCGGGGGTGGGTAGCACGCCACGGGCACGATCCCAGGTAGTTAAACAAATCCAAGGGCTGTCTGTTGGCGCTGTGTTTCATGACTCCCGTCAGCCATACCACGAGATTGAAGAAGCCATCTGGAATTCTCGTGCTTGGACATTCCAGGAACGTCACCTGTCCCAACGCGCCGTGTACTTTACGGCTTCTCAGCTCTATTTTACCTGCCCCCATGGGACTGCATGCGAAGACACAGTTCCCAATTCGACACAGGACCTCAAGCCAACGGTGCCTGTAGATCGGCCAAAGTTTGAAGAAGCCATATACCCCCTAATGTTCTACATTTGGTTCGACCCGACCCAGACAGAGTTCCCCAACAAGCGCTTCAAGCTAGCTGGTACGGGCACAGAATCTGACACCCTGGTATCTACTCGGGAAGAACTGCCTACTCCAACCTATAGAGCAATGCCCGTGGCAGCTTACCGGAGTGGCACTCTTCCCATGGAAGGGGAGACGCTCTGGAAGACATATCGGGAGGCTGTCAACATGTACACCAAGCGCAAAATGACGTGGCAGAGCGATGCCATCAACGCATTCCAGGGCGTCACTGATCTCATTTCTCAGGGGGTGAACACCACCTTCTGGTACGGCATACCCGAGTTTGCCTTTGATCAGGCTCTCTTGTGGTACCCCCAGGAGCCTCTCACCCGCCGGACCTATTTGGGAGCCGCCCCGTCCTGGAGCTgggctggatgggaagggCACACAAAGTATCGCGGCCGGGGCTGGCACAATGCCATTGCTGTGGCACCCTTCAACGTCGTCCACTGGCTTACACATCCGTCTAGTATCGGCACTGTTGTACGGTATCTTGTCGCCCGCGGAGATAGCCCAGAGCGTGTGGCAAAAATTGTTCAGGCAGCCAAAGAGCAGCCTAAATCCTTGAATTCCTGGGTTCACGCCTTCTTGTATCAACTGGAGGACCTTGACGACGGTTGGAAGGACGAAAAGGACACCTCGCGCAACGAGCTCTACTTCTCCCATCCCGCCTACCCGGGCCTCCGCTTTACATACCCCATCAACTTGCCGGGGAAACCGCTGCTACCACGACATTTACCGGACGGGACACTTCCCTTCACCGCTCGCTCAGTCGAAGCGCGCTTCACCGACATGTCCACAACCGCTCACAAGTCGATTCCTGTCGAAGACGAGTTTCTGCAGATTGGCCTCAACGATGCGGGCAAATATGGGTCAGGCTCTCGCCGACCGTGGGAGTTTGCTGTCTACCATCAAGGATACCGCGCCGGGTTCTTGTCTCTCAACGTCCCCCTTTCGTCCATCGACCGTGCGTCGGCTTCGTACAGGCTGGTGGCCATGTCGAGAGACATGGTGCCACAAATCGCCCCGCCGCCGTGTGGATGGGACCTTTACTGGAACCTGAACCCACGGCGAATGCAGGACAGTGTCTTCTTCGATGAGGAATGGGGACGGCCTGAAGACAGGAGAAAGTGGACGTTGTTTACTGACTCGGAGCCGGGGAGGGGGCCAGGCAGGGAGAATGGGGATCCGCGCTGGGACCTCGGGCGGTATGAAACACCGGCTATAAATGATGTGTACAatgtcttgttgttggagaacAAGACTGGCGAGAatggggagtggtgggaggagaggattggggttgggaagaTTCATGTCGGGGCATTCTGGATAGCAAGGCCCGTTATTGAGAAGTTTGCTCTGAGGTAGGGGATATGCCATCGTGCTTGTCTCGCCAGTGACCTGGGTCGAGTGCCGCCGCATGGTGGAACCTGCCGAACATTGTTTCGGGATTCCCCGCTCGAGCACATGGAGAGTGAGGGGTCAAGATAAGGTTGGAGATAGCTCCCAGAAACATGATAACAAATGAACATATAATTT comes from the Podospora pseudocomata strain CBS 415.72m chromosome 5, whole genome shotgun sequence genome and includes:
- a CDS encoding hypothetical protein (EggNog:ENOG503PAAX) is translated as MDQTKDRRRLKLEPSKLGPSANNDASPPKTPDTEENKPKETPVSVSQPDLSTQHETVESEEFKRPNLGLGPSHEAQVEERSLEREAQEKQRDQPDDDNECKENPMSDENRELIDVWMQTEDEARAEEEDNVMTRDNYEANYKEEVALHNLYKHHYFDEQWLLYSKETSKDRKDEDWFIHSPTVLEATDPQYLCDMCRHVDFTVLFTHRDLKPQGNKDSSTACIELYGLSRVLNKKSTCSFCNLVREAIEQQCTAEELAKARQTKAGQISIDILDDGPDCALRLEVGFSHLATKVIMQRMTSEDEPFALQGLPVRKDAADITRLCNWIRTCEGSHPKLHRSIHAFSPEMETLRVIDVDEGCLVTVPTPCRYACLSYVWGKNAASLVHLTLETKATLESPGIFSNGSIVISQTYLDAIKVTRDIGLRYLWIDALCIVQDDDAEKAIIVSQMAAVYGNAVINIVASTNFSPDGGLPGVGSTPRARSQVVKQIQGLSVGAVFHDSRQPYHEIEEAIWNSRAWTFQERHLSQRAVYFTASQLYFTCPHGTACEDTVPNSTQDLKPTVPVDRPKFEEAIYPLMFYIWFDPTQTEFPNKRFKLAGTGTESDTLVSTREELPTPTYRAMPVAAYRSGTLPMEGETLWKTYREAVNMYTKRKMTWQSDAINAFQGVTDLISQGVNTTFWYGIPEFAFDQALLWYPQEPLTRRTYLGAAPSWSWAGWEGHTKYRGRGWHNAIAVAPFNVVHWLTHPSSIGTVVRYLVARGDSPERVAKIVQAAKEQPKSLNSWVHAFLYQLEDLDDGWKDEKDTSRNELYFSHPAYPGLRFTYPINLPGKPLLPRHLPDGTLPFTARSVEARFTDMSTTAHKSIPVEDEFLQIGLNDAGKYGSGSRRPWEFAVYHQGYRAGFLSLNVPLSSIDRASASYRLVAMSRDMVPQIAPPPCGWDLYWNLNPRRMQDSVFFDEEWGRPEDRRKWTLFTDSEPGRGPGRENGDPRWDLGRYETPAINDVYNVLLLENKTGENGEWWEERIGVGKIHVGAFWIARPVIEKFALR